A part of Brassica rapa cultivar Chiifu-401-42 chromosome A05, CAAS_Brap_v3.01, whole genome shotgun sequence genomic DNA contains:
- the LOC103867871 gene encoding uncharacterized protein LOC103867871, translating to MSFAGGRDGSKGLMKRITSTFSTKKKQNTTTNDPKPVFPRSRSTGASYESMRLRQGKKALPDVTAKKTKRTKSACVSPQRRREKIDESRKQQIEDIDSIWLTSDSSSSLFGERKVSVSFHFSLDESIVSWLSNAAKNQEDTKDNHHHHQKSSKDAKYSSENIRKDGKYVGTDSAKPCSSRLPENNNKTCEETSSFNRYVNPELTSQSHEEKKVTFSLESDASPSQVISTLGPSTPPITILASALEKVAEIGGSKRRNVVEPLFWPLEQKFDWTTDDIMKHFSMSPQRKKYIGSKSASTSPRSMRAQLHTRKLDLKEGCKRKLMFNGRPGSNSRLTQIPELKQTISSDQPPIKNRLKRNKSLPSRLRNSSEISSKVVPIEATEESVEISREEKKTPKKLVMTRKSKTFLEDDFGLMNDFSIENAVGLCEFRGREGIDSDFNTDCFLFEDSL from the coding sequence ATGAGTTTTGCTGGTGGGAGAGATGGATCTAAAGGTTTGATGAAGAGGATTACATCAACTTTCTCCACCAAGAAAAAacagaacacaacaacaaatgATCCGAAACCAGTTTTTCCTCGGTCTAGATCAACAGGTGCTAGCTATGAATCCATGAGGCTGCGTCAGGGGAAAAAGGCTCTTCCTGATGTCACAGCAAAAAAGACAAAGAGGACCAAATCTGCATGTGTCTCTCCTCAAAGAAGACGTGAAAAGATCGATGAGTCCAGGAAACAACAGATTGAAGACATCGATTCCATTTGGTTGACTTCTGATTCTTCTAGCTCTCTTTTTGGGGAACGTAAAGTATCTGTCTCGTTTCACTTCTCACTCGACGAAAGCATCGTCTCTTGGTTATCAAACGCTGCTAAAAATCAAGAAGACACCAAAgacaatcatcatcatcaccagaaAAGTTCAAAGGATGCAAAATATTCTTCAGAGAACATACGAAAAGATGGAAAATATGTTGGAACAGATTCTGCAAAGCCGTGTTCTTCACGTttacctgaaaacaacaacaagACTTGTGAAGAGACATCTAGTTTCAACAGATATGTGAATCCTGAGTTGACTTCGCAGAGTCATGAAGAAAAGAAAGTTACCTTCTCACTAGAATCAGATGCGTCTCCTTCACAGGTTATCTCAACTCTTGGGCCATCTACTCCTCCTATAACCATACTAGCATCAGCTTTAGAGAAAGTTGCGGAGATTGGAGGTTCAAAGAGAAGGAATGTTGTGGAGCCGCTTTTCTGGCCATTGGAGCAGAAGTTTGATTGGACAACAGATGATATAATGAAGCATTTCTCCATGTCTCCtcagagaaaaaaatatatagggTCCAAAAGTGCTAGTACCTCTCCAAGATCAATGAGGGCACAGCTTCATACGAGAAAGCTAGATCTCAAAGAAGGGTGTAAGAGAAAACTCATGTTCAATGGTCGGCCTGGATCAAACTCAAGACTAACACAGATTCCAGAACTGAAACAGACAATCAGCAGCGACCAACCACCCATCAAGAACCGTTTGAAGAGGAACAAAAGTTTGCCATCAAGGTTGAGAAACTCgagcgaaatatcttcaaaggtGGTACCTATTGAAGCTACAGAAGAGAGTGTAGAGATAAGcagagaggaaaaaaaaacacctaAAAAGCTTGTCATGACTCGTAAGTCCAAAACATTTTTAGAAGATGACTTTGGTTTGATGAATGATTTCTCTATAGAAAATGCCGTCGGACTTTGTGAGTTCAGGGGAAGAGAAGGCATAGATTCAGACTTCAACACTGATTGTTTCTTGTTCGAAGATTCTCTATGA
- the LOC103867868 gene encoding calcium-dependent protein kinase 24-like isoform X2, which translates to MGSCVSSPLKGSPFGKRPARRRNNSSSTKTSSNPKTDTSSTSTLSRRLIFQPPSRVLPEPIGDGIFLKYELGKELGRGEFGVTHECIEISTRERFACKRISKEKLRTEIDVEDVRREVEIMRSLPKHANIVSFKEAFEDKDAVYLVMEICEGGELFDRIVSRGHYTERAAASVAKTILEVVKVCHEHGVIHRDLKPENFLFSNETETAQLKAIDFGLSIFFKPAQRFNEIVGSPYYMAPEVLRRNYGPEIDVWSAGVILYILLCGVPPFWAETEEGIAHAIVRGNIDFERDPWPKVSREAKELVKNMLDANPYSRLTVQEVLEHPWIQNAERAPNVNLGDGVRTKIQQFLLMNRFKKKVLRVVADNLPNEEIESIIQMFQTMDTDKNGHLTFEELRDGLKKIGQVCPDGDVKMLMDAADTDGNGTLSCEEFVTLAIHLKRMGCDEHLQQAFKYFDKNGNGSIELDELKEALFDDDKLGHGGDQWIKDIFFDVDLNKDGRISFDEFRAMMKSGTDWKMASRQYSRALLNALSIKMFKEDVGDNGPKSYSMEFPLARKKAKLLDAPKNKSMELVHSKTYRPSGLRN; encoded by the exons ATGGGAAGCTGTGTTTCGTCGCCATTGAAAGGTTCTCCCTTTGGGAAGAGACCTGCAAGAAGGCGAAACAACAGTAGTAGCACCAAAACATCCTCTAACCCTAAAACCGATACTTCTTCGACAAGTACTCTTTCCCGGAGATTGATTTTCCAGCCACCGAGCCGTGTTCTACCCGAGCCCATTGGTGATGGAATCTTCCTCAAGTATGAGCTCGGGAAAGAACTAGGCCGTGGTGAGTTTGGTGTCACTCATGAATGTATTGAGATCAGTACTCGAGAAag GTTTGCGTGTAAGAGGATATCAAAGGAGAAGCTAAGGACGGAGATAGACGTTGAGGATGTGAGAAGAGAGGTTGAGATCATGAGATCTTTACCAAAACATGCAAACATTGTTAGCTTTAAGGAAGCTTTTGAGGACAAAGACGCGGTTTATCTTGTCATGGAGATTTGTGAAGGAGGTGAGCTTTTTGACCGTATTGTCTCTCGAGGTCATTACACTGAACGCGCCGCTGCATCCGTCGCTAAAACCATTCTTGAAGTTGTCAAG GTATGTCATGAACATGGAGTGATCCATAGAGATCTTAAGCCTGAGAACTTTCTCTTTTCTAACGAAACCGAGACTGCACAACTCAAAGCTATTGACTTTGGTCTCTCCATTTTCTTCAAACCAG CCCAGCGGTTCAATGAGATTGTGGGGAGTCCTTATTACATGGCACCAGAGGTTTTGAGAAGAAACTACGGTCCGGAGATCGATGTTTGGAGCGCTGGTGTTATACTCTACATCTTGCTTTGTGGTGTGCCTCCCTTTTGGGCAGAGACTGAGGAAGGAATAGCTCATGCAATTGTGAGAGGGAACATCGATTTTGAGAGAGATCCGTGGCCAAAAGTCTCACGTGAAGCCAAAGAACTCGTTAAGAACATGCTTGATGCTAATCCTTATAGCAGACTCACGGTTCAAGAAGTCCTTG AACATCCATGGATCCAGAACGCAGAGAGAGCACCAAATGTGAATCTTGGAGATGGCGTGAGGACCAAGATTCAACAGTTCTTGTTGATGAACAGGTTCAAGAAGAAAGTCCTCAGG GTAGTAGCTGACAATCTACCAAACGAGGAGATAGAATCGATAATACAAATGTTTCAGACAATGGACACTGATAAGAACGGACACTTGACTTTTGAGGAGCTAAGAGATGGTCTGAAGAAGATTGGACAAGTTTGTCCCGATGGCGACGTGAAGATGCTTATGGATGCAGCTGATACAGATGGAAACGGGACGTTGAGCTGTGAAGAGTTTGTGACACTAGCCATACACTTGAAGAGAATGGGTTGTGATGAGCATTTGCAGCAAGCATTCAAGTATTTTGACAAGAACGGTAACGGGTCTATTGAGCTAGATGAGCTCAAAGAAGCTCTATTCGATGATGATAAGCTAGGCCATGGTGGTGACCAGTGGATCAAAGATATCTTCTTTGACGTTGACCTCAACAAG GATGGGAGGATAAGCTTTGATGAGTTTAGGGCCATGATGAAATCAGGAACAGACTGGAAGATGGCGTCTAGGCAGTACTCAAGGGCGTTGTTAAATGCTTTGAGCATAAAGATGTTCAAAGAAGATGTTGGGGACAATGGTCCCAAGTCTTATTCCATGGAGTTCCCTTTAGCAAGGAAGAAAGCTAAGCTACTTGATGCTCCCAAGAACAAATCAATGGAGCTTGTTCATTCCAAAACCTATAGACCATCAGGTCTAAGAAACTAA
- the LOC103867869 gene encoding uncharacterized protein LOC103867869 encodes MGGGMETNKNKFIEDWGSARENLEHNFRWTRRNFALIGIFGIALPILVYKGVVKDFHMQDEDAGRPHRKFL; translated from the exons ATGGGAGGAGGAATGGAGACGAACAAGAACAAGTTCATAGAGGATTGGGGATCCGCCAGGGAGAATCTCGAGCATAACTTCCGCTGGACACGTCGCAACTTCGCTCTCATCGGAATCTTCGGCATCGCTCTCCCCATCCTCGTCTACAAGGGCGTCGTCAAAGATTTC CATATGCAAGACGAAGATGCAGGCAGACCACATAGAAAGTTCCTATAA
- the LOC103868230 gene encoding F-box protein DOR-like, with translation MELFLTKSLAQPQLLFACQKESELIFLSSPQPKNPDEAVSDHHMSFPFERVDAVSSSVNGYVCITDERISKGRKTPEDVLVICNPSTGQSVTLPKIPKMKKMKRTAKSFFLYDPIEKQHKVLAMAMVDGRDVHQVLTLKGTRNLTWRMIECSVPHYYPGPKCICIDGVLYYGAWGSNNGHILVCFDVRSEKYSSIKAIQGAVEEGATLVNYKGKLASLRAQPNPHAISGTSASFEMWILEDPEKHEWSSRIYKLPPVWKDVVAGEVLFFKGVTATNENFFVPHNFIRSLLCLLLQFRQGKYNKS, from the coding sequence ATGGAGTTGTTCTTGACCAAATCTTTGGCTCAACCTCAGCTACTGTTCGCCTGCCAGAAAGAGAGTGAGTTGATCTTCCTCTCTTCACCTCAGCCTAAAAACCCTGATGAGGCTGTGTCGGATCATCATATGAGTTTCCCCTTTGAGCGTGTGGATGCTGTATCTAGTTCTGTCAATGGCTATGTCTGTATAACCGATGAACGGATCTCAAAAGGAAGGAAGACCCCAGAGGATGTGTTGGTGATATGTAACCCTAGCACGGGACAGTCCGTTACTTTACCCAAAATACctaaaatgaagaaaatgaagagaACTGCAAAGAGCTTTTTTTTGTATGATCCGATTGAGAAACAACACAAGGTGTTGGCAATGGCCATGGTAGATGGTAGAGATGTGCATCAAGTTCTTACATTAAAAGGAACTAGGAACCTGACTTGGAGGATGATTGAATGTAGCGTACCCCATTATTATCCAGGGCCAAAGTGCATATGCATTGACGGTGTTTTGTACTACGGTGCTTGGGGTTCCAATAATGGTCATATTCTAGTTTGCTTTGATGTCAGATCCGAGAAGTACAGCTCCATTAAAGCCATTCAGGGAGCGGTAGAGGAAGGTGCAACTCTGGTAAATTACAAAGGTAAATTGGCTTCACTAAGGGCGCAACCTAACCCCCATGCTATTAGTGGAACAAGTGCAAGTTTTGAGATGTGGATTCTAGAAGATCCTGAGAAACATGAGTGGTCCAGCCGTATTTACAAATTGCCTCCTGTTTGGAAGGATGTAGTTGCAGGGGAGGTCTTATTCTTTAAAGGAGTGACTGCCACAAATGAAAATTTTTTTGTCCCCCACAACTTCATCCGATCTTTATTATGTTTACTACTACAATTTCGACAAGGAAAGTATAACAAGAGTTGA
- the LOC103867868 gene encoding calcium-dependent protein kinase 24-like isoform X1, translating to MGSCVSSPLKGSPFGKRPARRRNNSSSTKTSSNPKTDTSSTSTLSRRLIFQPPSRVLPEPIGDGIFLKYELGKELGRGEFGVTHECIEISTRERFACKRISKEKLRTEIDVEDVRREVEIMRSLPKHANIVSFKEAFEDKDAVYLVMEICEGGELFDRIVSRGHYTERAAASVAKTILEVVKVCEKNSNLLCIFCFFPAFIVVFLCLKVCHEHGVIHRDLKPENFLFSNETETAQLKAIDFGLSIFFKPAQRFNEIVGSPYYMAPEVLRRNYGPEIDVWSAGVILYILLCGVPPFWAETEEGIAHAIVRGNIDFERDPWPKVSREAKELVKNMLDANPYSRLTVQEVLEHPWIQNAERAPNVNLGDGVRTKIQQFLLMNRFKKKVLRVVADNLPNEEIESIIQMFQTMDTDKNGHLTFEELRDGLKKIGQVCPDGDVKMLMDAADTDGNGTLSCEEFVTLAIHLKRMGCDEHLQQAFKYFDKNGNGSIELDELKEALFDDDKLGHGGDQWIKDIFFDVDLNKDGRISFDEFRAMMKSGTDWKMASRQYSRALLNALSIKMFKEDVGDNGPKSYSMEFPLARKKAKLLDAPKNKSMELVHSKTYRPSGLRN from the exons ATGGGAAGCTGTGTTTCGTCGCCATTGAAAGGTTCTCCCTTTGGGAAGAGACCTGCAAGAAGGCGAAACAACAGTAGTAGCACCAAAACATCCTCTAACCCTAAAACCGATACTTCTTCGACAAGTACTCTTTCCCGGAGATTGATTTTCCAGCCACCGAGCCGTGTTCTACCCGAGCCCATTGGTGATGGAATCTTCCTCAAGTATGAGCTCGGGAAAGAACTAGGCCGTGGTGAGTTTGGTGTCACTCATGAATGTATTGAGATCAGTACTCGAGAAag GTTTGCGTGTAAGAGGATATCAAAGGAGAAGCTAAGGACGGAGATAGACGTTGAGGATGTGAGAAGAGAGGTTGAGATCATGAGATCTTTACCAAAACATGCAAACATTGTTAGCTTTAAGGAAGCTTTTGAGGACAAAGACGCGGTTTATCTTGTCATGGAGATTTGTGAAGGAGGTGAGCTTTTTGACCGTATTGTCTCTCGAGGTCATTACACTGAACGCGCCGCTGCATCCGTCGCTAAAACCATTCTTGAAGTTGTCAAGGTGtgtgaaaaaaattcaaatctcctttgtatcttttgtttttttcccGCCTTTATTGTTGTTTTCTTGTGTCTCAAGGTATGTCATGAACATGGAGTGATCCATAGAGATCTTAAGCCTGAGAACTTTCTCTTTTCTAACGAAACCGAGACTGCACAACTCAAAGCTATTGACTTTGGTCTCTCCATTTTCTTCAAACCAG CCCAGCGGTTCAATGAGATTGTGGGGAGTCCTTATTACATGGCACCAGAGGTTTTGAGAAGAAACTACGGTCCGGAGATCGATGTTTGGAGCGCTGGTGTTATACTCTACATCTTGCTTTGTGGTGTGCCTCCCTTTTGGGCAGAGACTGAGGAAGGAATAGCTCATGCAATTGTGAGAGGGAACATCGATTTTGAGAGAGATCCGTGGCCAAAAGTCTCACGTGAAGCCAAAGAACTCGTTAAGAACATGCTTGATGCTAATCCTTATAGCAGACTCACGGTTCAAGAAGTCCTTG AACATCCATGGATCCAGAACGCAGAGAGAGCACCAAATGTGAATCTTGGAGATGGCGTGAGGACCAAGATTCAACAGTTCTTGTTGATGAACAGGTTCAAGAAGAAAGTCCTCAGG GTAGTAGCTGACAATCTACCAAACGAGGAGATAGAATCGATAATACAAATGTTTCAGACAATGGACACTGATAAGAACGGACACTTGACTTTTGAGGAGCTAAGAGATGGTCTGAAGAAGATTGGACAAGTTTGTCCCGATGGCGACGTGAAGATGCTTATGGATGCAGCTGATACAGATGGAAACGGGACGTTGAGCTGTGAAGAGTTTGTGACACTAGCCATACACTTGAAGAGAATGGGTTGTGATGAGCATTTGCAGCAAGCATTCAAGTATTTTGACAAGAACGGTAACGGGTCTATTGAGCTAGATGAGCTCAAAGAAGCTCTATTCGATGATGATAAGCTAGGCCATGGTGGTGACCAGTGGATCAAAGATATCTTCTTTGACGTTGACCTCAACAAG GATGGGAGGATAAGCTTTGATGAGTTTAGGGCCATGATGAAATCAGGAACAGACTGGAAGATGGCGTCTAGGCAGTACTCAAGGGCGTTGTTAAATGCTTTGAGCATAAAGATGTTCAAAGAAGATGTTGGGGACAATGGTCCCAAGTCTTATTCCATGGAGTTCCCTTTAGCAAGGAAGAAAGCTAAGCTACTTGATGCTCCCAAGAACAAATCAATGGAGCTTGTTCATTCCAAAACCTATAGACCATCAGGTCTAAGAAACTAA
- the LOC103867870 gene encoding uncharacterized protein LOC103867870, with translation MSFAGGRDGSKGFMKRVTSTFSTKKNKNTTNDPKPLLPRSRSTGSNYESMRLFHGQGKRALPDVNTKRTKSAGVSPQPRRQKIDGSGKQFTKLRCFDDSDSVWLSSDCASSSSLLGQRRVSVSFHFSLDERVVSWLSNAAKNQDDTISTEESHQKSSKKAKYSSESNNNKTCPSEESYASPELTLQEDKKVSFSLESEMSLEKAAETGDSKSGSVAEPLFWPYEQKFDWTPDDILKHFSISPRRKKSTGNKSNGTSPRSMRAQLQTRKLVLKEGCKRKLMFNGPGTSPKQARTIGNKKTKMSRNQQQQPIMKSLKRNNSLPASLKRNSREEVHVQAAEESVEMCKKTPKKLIMTRRSRTFIEDDFALMNDFSIENAVGLCEFRGREGIDSDFNTDGFLFEDAL, from the coding sequence ATGAGTTTTGCAGGTGGGAGAGATGGATCTAAAGGTTTCATGAAGAGGGTTACATCAACTTTCTCCACTAAGAAAAACAAGAACACAACAAATGATCCCAAACCACTACTTCCTCGGTCCAGATCAACTGGTTCAAACTATGAATCCATGAGGCTATTTCATGGTCAGGGGAAAAGGGCTCTTCCAGATGTTAACACAAAGAGAACCAAATCTGCTGGTGTCTCTCCTCAGCCGAGGCGTCAAAAGATCGATGGATCCGGGAAACAGTTCACCAAGCTGAGATGTTTTGATGACAGCGATTCCGTTTGGCTGTCTTCGGATTGCGCTTCTTCCAGCTCTCTTCTAGGGCAACGCAGAGTCTCTGTCTCGTTTCATTTCTCGCTCGACGAAAGGGTTGTCTCTTGGTTATCAAATGCTGCTAAGAATCAAGATGACACCATCTCCACCGAAGAGAGTCATCAGAAAAGTTCAAAGAAGGCAAAATATTCTTCAgagagcaacaacaacaagactTGTCCAAGTGAAGAGTCATATGCGAGTCCTGAGTTGACTTTACAAGAAGACAAGAAAGTTAGCTTCTCTTTAGAATCAGAGATGTCTTTGGAGAAAGCTGCAGAGACTGGTGATTCCAAGAGCGGCTCCGTTGCGGAGCCGCTCTTCTGGCCGTATGAGCAGAAGTTTGATTGGACACCGGATGATATATTGAAGCATTTCTCCATATCTCCTCGGCGAAAAAAGTCAACGGGAAATAAAAGTAATGGTACCTCTCCAAGATCAATGAGGGCACAGCTTCAGACAAGAAAGCTGGTTCTCAAAGAAGGATGTAAGAGAAAACTCATGTTCAATGGTCCTGGAACAAGTCCAAAACAAGCGAGGACAATCGGTAATAAGAAAACCAAGATGAGCAggaaccaacaacaacaacccaTCATGAAGAGTTTGAAGAGGAACAATAGTTTGCCAGCAAGTTTGAAGAGAAACTCGAGGGAGGAGGTACATGTTCAAGCTGCTGAAGAGAGTGTAGAGATGTGCAAAAAAACACCTAAGAAGCTTATCATGACACGCAGGTCCAGGACTTTCATAGAAGATGACTTTGCCTTGATGAATGATTTCTCTATAGAAAATGCGGTGGGGCTTTGCGAGTTCAGGGGAAGAGAAGGCATTGATTCAGACTTCAACACTGATGGTTTCTTGTTTGAAGATGCtctatga